The window ACACATCCTCGTCAAGAAGATCGTGAAGCTCGCCGTTCAGTTGCTCCAAGTGGAAGACGTGGGCGAACTCCATGAGGTCGGCGAACGCAGCCTCAAGCTGATCAACTGTCGCTCGGACGTTGTAGTGGGCGAACTGATTCCGCATCCTTCTTGCGTGATGAAGCCGGGACACGTCCTCGGCGTCGAAGTTCGCTCCCGCACCAGCAAGACGAGCGAGGGCCGCCGGAACGTCGACTGTGGCGGTCGAGTTTCCCTTGTCAGGGTTTGCCAACACAAGTAGCGGATGCTCGTCCTCGAGCCTGGCCTTGAGGAGCAACTCGACAGCCTGCGACGCGAGCACGATGGCGAACTTCCATGCGCTGTTCTCCCCGCTTGTGGCCCGATCGGCAAAGCGGAGCGACTCGTTGAGAAAGTCGTAGGCGTTCTCGCGAAGGCTCAGTTCGACAATCCGACTAGTTCCAGTACCGGCTTCTTCCATGACGACAGTTTCGCCGGTCTGGCTCGTTTGCGCTTTGACCGGCTTGATGGCCGCTTCGCCCGCAAACACCGTGGCGTTTGAGCAACGAGTGAGCAACCGGGAGGCTGGCCCATTCATCGGTATAGACAAAGCCCCTGTTCAGCGTGGTGGGCTCGGTGGGGATCGAACCCACGACCGAAGGATTATGAGTCCTCTGCTCTGACCGACTGAGCTACGAGCCCAGCGGGACCCTATCGGAGGCACCCGGGGTCGGACGCGAAGCGGACCGCCCGTGGGCGGTCCGATGCTTCTCGTGCTTCTGTGGCTCCGGGGGTGGGGCTCGAACCCACGACAATCCGATTAACAGTCGGATGCTCTGCCAGCTGAGCTACCCCGGAAGGATCGGGATGGAGACTACCAGCAACATTTCGCCAGGCATCACGCGAATCGGTCGGAGATCCCAACAGAAAAAGCGAACATATGTTCGCTTTTCTTCCGCGCTCGGATAGGGTGTTCTCCATGCCGGTCGCCAGACCTGGCCCCTGACCTCGTCGGGTTTCGTCTGGTCCTTCATCCGTACTTCCCCACTGTGTTCCGAGAGGGGTGTGTCGTGTTCGAGGACTGGATCGACGTGTTGTCGTCATTCGACGTCGCAACCGCGGAGACCGTCACCCTTCGGAAGATGCTGGGCGGCCTGTCAAGACTGCGTGGTGCGATCGATGCATGCGAAGCGGGGATCGCTGCGCAGTTGGGCGAGGCGTCGTTGGTGCGTGGCGCCACACGGTGCACGCAGCGGGAGGCCGACCGGGCCATCGCCCGGGGCAAGCTACTCGCCGCCGCACCTGCGGTCGCCGAGGCCTTGGCCGCTGGAGCGATCACGGGCGCCCACGTCGACACGCTGAGCCGAGCGGCCGAGCGTTCCTCGGCCGCCGCGGTCGCAGGGTCGGGGCTCTTGGCCGTTGCCGAAGGGCGTCCCGCCGACGCAATGCGCGCCCAGGTCGACGACTTCGTGCGCACTACTGCCGCCGACGCCGATCTCGCCGAGCGGCATACCCGCCAGCGTCGCAACCGCAGTGGACATGCCTTCGCCGGTGACGAGATGGGAATCCTCCACGCCGAGTTCGACGACACCGTCTTCGGTGAGATCCGCTCGGCGATCGATACCGAAACCGATCGTCTCTATCACCTCGACGGCGGGCGCGAATGCGCCGCCGAGGTGCGCACCGCCGCTCAGCGCCGGGCCGACGCCATCGCCAACTTGCTCACTCGCACCGACCCCGAACGTGGAGGCCCGCCGGCGGTGCGCAACCAGATGCTGGTCGTTTCCCACACCGACGGCGCGGGCCACATTCCCGGCGTCGGCGCGCTTCCCCGCGCCGAGGTTGCCCGCCTCATGTGCATCTCCGATCTCTACGGCGTCGTCTTCGACACCGCCGGCCAGCCGCTCTGGCACGGCACCCGGATTCGCCTCGCCGACGACAACCAGTGGCGGGCGCTCATCGCCCGCGATGGTGGCTGCATCGGTTGCGGCGCCCATCCCTCACGATGCGAGGCACACCACGTCATCTGGCGTCGCAACCACGGGTCGACCGACATCGACAATCTCGTGCTCGCCTGCAAGCACCACCATCACCTCATCCACGACAAGGGTTGGCGGATCATCGACGGTCCCGACGGCACACCCATGCTGGTGCCGCCGTGACCATCTCCGCTCCACGATCGGGGCCGGGGCCGGCAGCCCGGGATGGGTCAGCTGCTCTCGAGATAGTCGCGCAGCCGGTCGCTGCGATGGGGGTGGCGAAGTTTGGCCAGGGTCTTCGCTTCGATCTGCCGGATTCGTTCGCGGGTGACGCCGAACTGGCGGCCGACCTCTTCGAGGGTGCGGGGACGACCGTCGTCGAGACCGAAGCGGAGACGGACGACTTCCTGCTCGCGTTCGGACAGCTCGTGGAGCACGTCGTGTACGGCGGTGGCGAGCAGCATGCGGGCGGCGGCGTCGCTGGGGGCGATGGCGTTCTGGTCCTCGATGAAGTCGCCCAGGTTCGACTCGTCCTCCTCGCCCACCGGCGAGTCGAGCGAGAGCGGATCCTGGGCGATCCGCAGGATCTCGCGGATCTTCTCGACGGGCTCGTCGACCTCGGCCGCCAGTTCCTCGACCGTCGGCTCGCGCTTGAGGTCCTGGTGCATCTGGCGCTGCACCCGCTTGACCCGGTTCATGGCTTCCACCATGTGGACCGGAATACGGATGGTGCGGGCCTGGTCGGCGATGGCGCGGGTGATGGCCTGGCGAATCCACCAGGTGGCGTAGGTCGAGAACTTGAAGCCCTTCGTGTGGTCGAACTTCTCGACCGCCCGCATGAGCCCCAGGTTGCCCTCCTGCACCAGATCGAGCAGCACCATGCCGCGACCGACGTAGCGCTTGGCGATCGACACCACCAGGCGGAGATTTGCCCGCGTGAGTTCGTCTCGGGCCCGGTTCCCGTCGCGGACGACCCGGTTGAGGCGGGCCCGCTCCGCGGGGTCCAGGCTGTCCAGGCCGTCGGTGGCCGCCAGCTCGGCGAGCATCTCCTCACCTTCACCACCACGCCGGATACGGGCGGCGATGCGCACCTCCTGGCGGGCGTCGAGCAGCGGCACCTGCCCGATCTCCTTGAGATACATCCGGACGG is drawn from Acidimicrobiales bacterium and contains these coding sequences:
- a CDS encoding HNH endonuclease yields the protein MFEDWIDVLSSFDVATAETVTLRKMLGGLSRLRGAIDACEAGIAAQLGEASLVRGATRCTQREADRAIARGKLLAAAPAVAEALAAGAITGAHVDTLSRAAERSSAAAVAGSGLLAVAEGRPADAMRAQVDDFVRTTAADADLAERHTRQRRNRSGHAFAGDEMGILHAEFDDTVFGEIRSAIDTETDRLYHLDGGRECAAEVRTAAQRRADAIANLLTRTDPERGGPPAVRNQMLVVSHTDGAGHIPGVGALPRAEVARLMCISDLYGVVFDTAGQPLWHGTRIRLADDNQWRALIARDGGCIGCGAHPSRCEAHHVIWRRNHGSTDIDNLVLACKHHHHLIHDKGWRIIDGPDGTPMLVPP
- the rpoD gene encoding RNA polymerase sigma factor RpoD; this translates as MTDTAPQLPLPDDAAVLFDALLETGKVSGHLSLDQLVHTLKDVEFDMDLFEKIRLVCETEGIVIDESETAPVPPEIMVPGAAADPVVAPTSSSSSSSSSEQPSQEELDAAPVDHARVARAAAFAATIGDDVEEPSRRRRTRGKGEGGSSDDPVRMYLKEIGQVPLLDARQEVRIAARIRRGGEGEEMLAELAATDGLDSLDPAERARLNRVVRDGNRARDELTRANLRLVVSIAKRYVGRGMVLLDLVQEGNLGLMRAVEKFDHTKGFKFSTYATWWIRQAITRAIADQARTIRIPVHMVEAMNRVKRVQRQMHQDLKREPTVEELAAEVDEPVEKIREILRIAQDPLSLDSPVGEEDESNLGDFIEDQNAIAPSDAAARMLLATAVHDVLHELSEREQEVVRLRFGLDDGRPRTLEEVGRQFGVTRERIRQIEAKTLAKLRHPHRSDRLRDYLESS